In Oryza sativa Japonica Group chromosome 3, ASM3414082v1, one DNA window encodes the following:
- the LOC4333292 gene encoding disease resistance protein RGA2, whose amino-acid sequence MPSTFGWSASAFVAAVLARLIGKGLALLAELDDAAAGHLRRLEALLAPVWRVLDAADAGAIDVVGHRRPLQDLLDAAYAADDALDDLVLLQSDAMARGGEHGVDARGTPAAGAARKPKPCSPLRFLLCFSPPRNAVASSSSSSSGSHGKSSKGNKSNPDLRGLGVAFEMMAQAAYRCTSAYEHVVAGKNYATMVSAQAEAATAAEAADYDQFQNDIFGRETEVEQILEKVRFSDDPHYRLGIGVLPIVGVEGVGKTALAQFIFHYEVVKAEFPVRMWVHVSGEVQLKDELVVQMIHGVAGDAHEVEDIREILHEELTGKRFLLVLDDVSDVGDIQWKDLMRLLQPAARRSMIMVTTQSEIAANAIGTMPPLILNPLESEDYQKMFRHFAFGSSDESEDYTPLGDEWDDVEDEDEEEKQSPMEKVALELAKKMGGLPLPATAIARALFFRREDKEHWKNVLEDKLWEQRDVAGISPALWLSYQHLDPRLKQCFAYSAVFPCSHAFTKDELVQMWVAQGLIYSEDAVARPEDIGSKFFEDLVERCFFQPIGSSRYVVHNSMRKLAQAVSTDQFFMVTESSGDVPLEVRHLTIMTNNLSKLINDLSLKISHSSGSDQHFLQRIRTIIFFADFSNSDEFIEFLADIFKVAKDVRVLGVTYANIAFLPAEIGFLRHLRYLNLLGNRIADLPESVCDLHLLQVLDVRCSSPYLRAPNGITNLIYLRHLHASEPFLSIIPKIQNLSHLQELEVYKVSSISRIDALQGMTQLRGTLCLKDLHQVDVSELRKGILKGMQHLNILELSWSSSDSQSREASTDEDTLECLQPHENLKDLRITGYRSTKCPSWMLKTPCSLSNATSVFLTDCVNLKNLPPFHIMPCLEILEMRKIHSVNKVNTVPQRSDQIMFPKLKRLVFEDVLNCTEWSTGSSKSRNTVFPCLCEIQIRNCPKLRNFPDLPLTLTTMIIENVGLETLPRIQDRHSLPPSSSSDAIATSKEGRWTSRLTTLQIHQCHGLKSLGSSLLQQQHLLRSLEVLSIKNCDNVTCDLSDGFQDLTALTDLSLYDCPKLLVDKFHTSLRKLEISECFITHGAWVDDYPFLFSVWTLKVTSCPHVSTDQESSFSIEPLDWLNCLFNVCSLHLENTLLLKLSMFNRLRSLEILEIDGSRSFFDDLVEEFEWLEKLQALSIRNCKELRMLPANISTLPVLEELCIENCPALEALPASGLPTSLKRLSISKCSPRLTQRCLDDEPDNLNIAKIAVVYIDGQCISIQQK is encoded by the coding sequence atgccaTCGACGTTCGGATGGTCGGCGTCGGCGTTCGTCGCGGCCGTGCTCGCCCGCCTCATCGGCAAGGGCCTCGCGCTGCTCGCGGAgctcgacgacgccgcggcAGGCCACCTCCGGCGCCTCGAGGCCCTCCTCGCCCCCGTCTGGCGtgtcctcgacgccgccgacgccggcgccatCGACGTTGTCGGCCACCGGCGCCCTCTTCAGGACCTTCTCGACGCCGCGTATGCCGCTGACGACGCCCTCGACGACCTCGTGCTGCTCCAGTCCGACGCGATGGCGAGAGGCGGGGAGCACGGTGTCGACGCCCGCGggacgcccgccgccggcgcggcgaggaAGCCCAAGCCGTGCAGCCCGCTCAGGTTCCTGCTCTGCTTCAGCCCACCCAGAAATGCCGttgctagcagcagcagcagcagcagcggcagccatggcaaaagCTCAAAGGGGAACAAGAGTAATCCTGACCTGCGTGGCTTAGGAGTTGCGTTTGAGATGATGGCACAAGCTGCGTACAGGTGCACGTCGGCGTACGAGCACGTCGTGGCAGGGAAGAACTACGCCACGATGGTTTCAGCACAAGCAGAGGCTGCAACAGCAGCGGAAGCAGCTGATTATGATCAGTTTCAGAATGACATATTTGGGAGGGAAACTGAGGTGGAGCAGATCTTGGAGAAGGTGAGGTTCAGCGACGACCCGCATTACCGGCTAGGGATCGGTGTTCTCCCAATCGTCGGCGTCGAGGGGGTGGGCAAGACGGCGCTCGCGCAGTTCATCTTCCACTACGAGGTCGTCAAGGCCGAGTTCCCCGTGCGGATGTGGGTGCACGTCTCCGGCGAGGTCCAGCTCAAGGACGAACTCGTGGTCCAGATGATCCATGGTGTTGCCGGAGATGCCCATGAAGTCGAAGACATCAGGGAGATCCTTCACGAGGAGTTGACCGGCAAGAGGTTCCTGCTTGTTCTTGACGATGTTAGCGATGTCGGCGACATCCAGTGGAAAGATCTAATGAGGCTTCTGCAACCTGCAGCCAGGAGGAGCATGATCATGGTGACAACTCAATCTGAAATTGCAGCAAATGCGATAGGAACAATGCCTCCATTAATACTGAATCCATTGGAATCTGAGGATTACCAGAAGATGTTCAGACACTTCGCATTTGGCAGCTCTGATGAGTCTGAAGATTACACTCCACTGGGAGACGAATGGGACGACGTtgaagacgaagacgaggaaGAGAAGCAGTCACCGATGGAGAAGGTTGCATTGGAGCTAGCCAAGAAGATGGGCGGCCTACCATTACCAGCGACGGCGATTGCACGGGCTCTGTTTTTCCGCCGGGAAGACAAGGAGCACTGGAAAAACGTGCTGGAAGACAAGCTCTGGGAGCAGCGAGACGTCGCCGGCATCTCGCCGGCGCTGTGGCTGAGCTACCAACACCTCGATCCTCGCCTCAAGCAATGCTTCGCATATTCTGCAGTGTTTCCATGTAGCCATGCCTTCACAAAGGATGAACTGGTTCAGATGTGGGTAGCACAGGGGCTGATATATTCTGAAGATGCCGTGGCGAGGCCTGAGGACATTGGAAGCAAGTTCTTTGAAGATTTGGTTGAAAGATGCTTCTTTCAGCCAATTGGAAGCAGCAGATATGTGGTACACAATTCGATGCGAAAACTAGCACAGGCAGTCTCAACAGATCAGTTCTTCATGGTCACCGAGAGCTCAGGAGACGTGCCACTAGAAGTTCGTCACCTGACCATCATGACAAACAACCTCTCCAAGCTGATAAATGATCTGTCATTGAAGATATCTCATTCATCTGGATCTGACCAACACTTCCTCCAACGGATTCGTACAATTATTTTCTTTGCAGATTTCAGTAATTCAGATGAATTTATCGAATTTCTCGCTGATATTTTCAAGGTAGCAAAAGATGTGAGAGTTCTTGGTGTGACATATGCAAATATAGCATTTTTGCCTGCTGAGATTGGCTTTCTCCGACACCTCCGGTATCTGAATCTGCTCGGGAACAGAATAGCAGATCTTCCTGAGTCAGTTTGtgatctccacctcctccaggTTCTGGATGTGCGCTGCAGTTCTCCTTATCTCCGTGCTCCCAATGGCATCACCAATCTGATTTATCTGAGGCATTTGCATGCAAGTGAGCCTTTTCTTTCTATCATACCAAAAATACAGAATCTCTCACATTTGCAAGAATTGGAGGTGTACAAAGTTAGCAGTATTTCGCGCATCGACGCCTTACAAGGGATGACACAACTCCGAGGTACACTTTGTCTTAAAGATCTCCATCAGGTTGATGTTAGTGAGCTAAGGAAGGGCATCTTGAAGGGTATGCAACATCTGAACATATTAGAGTTGTCATGGAGCAGCTCTGATAGCCAAAGCAGAGAGGCTTCCACAGATGAAGACACACTTGAGTGCTTGCAACCACATGAGAACCTGAAAGATCTGAGAATTACAGGCTACAGAAGCACTAAATGCCCATCATGGATGCTAAAGACTCCTTGTTCTCTATCAAATGCTACTTCAGTTTTCTTAACGGATTGCGTGAACCTGAAGAatctccctccattccatatcATGCCCTGCCTTGAGATTCTCGAGATGAGAAAAATCCATTCTGTCAACAAGGTGAACACTGTTCCTCAACGATCAGATCAGATCATGTTCCCAAAGCTCAAACGCCTTGTTTTCGAAGATGTGTTGAACTGTACTGAATGGTCGACAGGCAGCTCAAAATCAAGAAACACCGTATTTCCCTGCCTCTGTGAAATCCAGATAAGGAACTGCCCAAAGCTGAGAAACTTTCCTGACCTTCCACTTACACTGACAACAATGATCATTGAGAATGTTGGTCTTGAAACACTACCAAGGATACAGGACAGACATTCATtaccaccatcatcatcatcagatgcGATTGCAACATCGAAAGAAGGCAGATGGACATCAAGGCTCACAACACTACAAATACATCAGTGTCACGGGCTGAAATCTCTAGGATCAAGCCTGCTTCAGCAGCAGCACCTCCTAAGGTCCCTCGAGGTCTTGTCAATAAAGAACTGCGACAACGTTACGTGTGATCTCTCTGACGGTTTTCAGGACCTCACTGCATTGACAGACCTATCACTATACGATTGCCCGAAGCTTCTAGTCGACAAGTTCCACACATCGCTGCGAAAGCTAGAGATCAGCGAATGCTTCATCACACATGGGGCATGGGTGGATGACTACCCCTTCCTGTTCTCAGTGTGGACACTAAAGGTTACCAGTTGTCCTCATGTTAGCACTGATCAGGAAAGCAGCTTCAGCATCGAACCTCTGGATTGGTTGAACTGCCTGTTCAATGTGTGCAGTCTTCACCTGGAGAACACATTGCTTCTGAAACTGAGCATGTTTAACAGGCTTCGCTCTCTTGAGATCCTAGAGATCGACGGGAGTCGCTCATTCTTCGATGATTTGGTAGAGGAATTTGAGTGGCTGGAGAAGCTGCAGGCTCTGAGCATTAGAAACTGCAAGGAATTGAGAATGCTTCCAGCGAATATCTCTACTCTGCCTGTGTTGGAAGAACTCTGCATAGAAAACTGTCCAGCTTTGGAGGCGTTGCCTGCGAGTGGTCTGCCTACTTCGCTGAAGAGATTGTCAATATCGAAATGCAGTCCACGGTTAACTCAACGATGTCTTGATGATGAACCTGATAATCTGAATATTGCAAAGATTGCTGTTGTTTACATTGATGGGCAATGTATTAGTATTCAACAAAAATAA